GGTATGAAACGCCCGAACGGAATATCCGGTGAACATACTGAGTCAAACAATAATGAGCACGGAAACAAAGAATCCACCAGCTCCAGTGCCGTGTCCGTTAACAGAAGTGCACGCAACGATAGGCGCGACAGAAATGTGAGAAACAATAACAGTGACAGTAACAATTTTCTTAAAATCCCTGAGTTAATGTTCAACGAAAGCAGTGCGTACAGTTCGGTTATCCGGGATTGCTATCGGAGTGAGGCGCGACCGCCGTGATTGCTTTGCCCGGGAGAACACCACATAAAATGCCCTCTCCTGTACGTGGCTTTAGCAAACTCGGACTTTTCTGACAGCATCTTTACTTCGGATTGGGGTTGAATGTTCGGCGTGTTCGGTGCCGTTTTGCAGTGGTATCGATGTGTGATAGTTCATGTGCGTTTAGTGCACCATTTCGCTCAGGAGATCGTATAGCATGGTTTCAATTATGGATGTAGAATCGGATAGACAGGTCTGTGATAATCGGGTAATAGTGTCGCAAAGTGCGGTTAGCCAAAAATCGATTGATCTAGATATCTCGCTCAGGCCAATCATCTCATCGACAGCAGATCGCGATACGGGTAATTTGGAGCCGGTGGCACACGTGGTAACTGGTACGGTCGCCAACCTGCCGGAAACACCGCAGCAATCCGGCCCGTCCGCCGGGTTACCGGGCTACCAACACGATGTTACCGATACGGATCTGGCGAAGAGAAGCATGAAGTTAAACTTAGTAGATACAGCTCACATCGGGAACACTCGCGATATTGCACTACCAGCGGAGTTGATCAACGCAGCATCTTCAAGCACCGATGTTGGTGCTGCTAGTGCGGGCACTGTTGTTACCACTACGGCCGCTATCATCATGAAACATCGCAAACTGAAGGAACGAACGTTCAGCGATGAAATTGGCTCACCCAAATCACCTGCCGCAACAGGTATTACATGTATAAACGATACGCAATTAGATTTGTTACCAGCTTTTGAATGGaactgtctttttttttattcgtaatTTACGTCACAACCAGGCCGTTCCCCATCCTGTCCCCAAGTAAAGTTTGGAAACTATCCATTCCttgaaaaaaatcctcatCCGATTTTGAGTTCTATTCGTGGTGCCCTTGTGGTGCCGATTATCAGGATGACCACGGTGCACCTGATGCACTATTTGGTTGATTATTTCGTTAACTTTAACTTTTCTACTTACATCTGTGTATaatgagaatttttttttgttttaaacgagTGAtctaatgttttctttaccgTTTTCTATTATACTCCCACATGCCCCACAGGTACGGGCATCGTGCGTTACGCGTTTATAACTGCCCATAAAACTTCACTGCCCAATCCAAGTAGAAGTAGTCGACGACCGTAAGGCACTAAGGGATGCACTGTACCAAGGAATCTTTCATCGACATCGTCGAACGATCTTCGCGGTAGGAAGCTTTTTGCGAATGCTGAAAAGTCGAAACTCCTCATACAACACGATACGCAGCTCGTCGGAGGGGGAAGATGACACGAAGTAAGAATGCGTGGCCGTTACGCGTGACGTAGTGTGACTGTTAATTCGCGAAAGAACATAAACCCAATAGACCGCAATTTTCATAATTGCCTAAACATATTTGATGATTTCGACGACATCTCTCGGTTATCATTTACTTAGTTAAGTAGCTTAGCCCCCCCAAAACTGGATGCATGTTAATCCCACCGAAACCGATAACCTATGATCAGTATGATCCTCCCCCCCTCCATTTGATCTTGATTTAAGTGTTTCTCTATACTGTTTGATTGAAAAACAATCTGCCTTAGgattagtgaaaaaaaaaccgacagtAAGTagtattttttacataatatCTTACAGATCTGAAAAATGTGTAGTTTAGCGAAGAAGAATAGGAAAAAACTCGGAGCAAACGGATTGGATCTCTTTTGTTAGTTTGTAGTTAAATATTGTATCAGTTTAGTGTGCTACGAATGACAGTATAAAGTGCAATCGACATTCAGCTGAAGTTACAATGCGAATAAAATGACCAATTTGTACGACAGTGATATATTATAGTAGATCAACAGGGACGACGTGTTGTCAAAACCAAATAGCTTTTTTCTGTATCCTGTGCATTCCTTGATGCAATAGCCATTGAGTAGGTAATACGTTATTGACCACCAACACAACCTTCCTCGTAGAAGAGCTTACAGCCACTCATACCGACGGACGCGGCGTCCGATTCATTGTTGGTTTGAACAAACGAACCGTCTAATCAATGCTATCATCCATTCATAAGTCTGTTACATACGCAATACAGTGATAAACATGCAGTTTTTAGCGGAAATGTTGATTGTAGCTCATGGTTGTTTTCCCCTAATTTCAAACGTTCTAGTGCAATAggtatttaaaaatatgttgtgGAATAGCAACATCACTTTAAACAACACTAcagtatttttatgtttttagaGAATTCCCCGTGCATTTGTTGCAGTTAGGTATAATTATATTGCGTTGCTTCCGGTTATGCTTTATGCTTTATGCTTTATGATGCCGTTTTTTGCACGTTTCAGCAGAAGCTTTTACGCCATGGCAATGGGCAAAGATGTGATGCGTTCGTGTTCTTATGATATTATTTATGACTTTCTCCGTTTTGATATATACAACCTTCTAgacaatttttataatttgaaCTAACTCTTATTGAACacaattgtttgttgctgtgaaAAGAACGGTTTGAAAGCACTCATTAGGCAATATTTCTAAGTGCAGTGTATGGCACATGGATAATATGTTAGTATCATGTTGAACACGATTTCAAATGTACGAAGGTTTATCAAAATATTAACTGCCAATTGAAACAATCAAGTTGTAGTGAGCAAAGTTAACAAGGAGTATGCGAACAATATCAagcaaattgataaaaatagcCGGaagaacataaacaaaaaccactgATGTAATAATTAAAAGCTTTCGTGTCACCACAAGAAATGAGTAGTGCGATCGGCTCTTGCAGCATTAGTTTCAAACCCAGggggaaaagaagcaaaacgttCGAAATGTtgcgaaacagcaacaacagtgaAAACGAATCAAGATCCCGCCTGTaagaattgaaataaaaaaaatgtagccCGTCTGAAGTGATCCACGGACAAAATCTGATAAACCAAATAACTGAATATGATAACGAAACGTAGACACTGTTATAGGCTCATACACAGTTAAACCGATACGATAATTGCGAATACTTTACTGAATGTCAACGTTTTATACACAAATGGACCACCCATCCATCTGTGAGCCGAGACATCTGGcgctttaaaaacaaaaggaacaaaaggatggaaaataaacgtaaccaaaaataaaatagctaaattagttttaaaataattgctagCCGTGACGTGAATGTTAATATTGTGCAGTAAACaagtttttgttaaatattgcTATTATCACAATATCCGAGACGGCCAAGAGAGACAGTGTCACACAGTTTTAAATCCCCCCGAACGGTAATACCAACAGTAAACGATAGCGCCAACGCTAAGATCCGACCGGTACGCTGAATTTGTGGTTAAAGAGCATTAAAACACTGAATGTATATACGTGCGGTAAAGGGCAGATCAATGCAAGCAGTTATTGACAACCAACGCAAACAACATATACTGTAATACACCAGAAGCAGCTAACACGTGTGCGAATTAGATTTGGGAATAAAGACACAAATTGTGTTACTAtctacgtgttttttttaatccattttcaattttaatttaaccaaATAGACATTTCCACTAATATATACTCTCAAGATCA
This region of Anopheles marshallii chromosome 2, idAnoMarsDA_429_01, whole genome shotgun sequence genomic DNA includes:
- the LOC128709238 gene encoding uncharacterized protein LOC128709238, giving the protein MVSIMDVESDRQVCDNRVIVSQSAVSQKSIDLDISLRPIISSTADRDTGNLEPVAHVVTGTVANLPETPQQSGPSAGLPGYQHDVTDTDLAKRSMKLNLVDTAHIGNTRDIALPAELINAASSSTDVGAASAGTVVTTTAAIIMKHRKLKERTFSDEIGSPKSPAATVEVVDDRKALRDALYQGIFHRHRRTIFAVGSFLRMLKSRNSSYNTIRSSSEGEDDTK